A region of the Streptomyces durocortorensis genome:
GATCAACGGTGCCGCCGCGCACCTCGTGCACCCCGGTGACCTGGTCATCCTGATCAGCTACGCGCAGGTCGACGACGCGGAGGCCCGGGCCCTCGTGCCGCGGGTCGTGCACGTGGACGCGGACAACCGGATCGTGGAGCTCGGCTCCGACGCCTCGGCACCGGTGCCCGGGACCCGTACGGAGCGGAGCCCGCAGGCCGTCGTCGCGGGCGGCTGAGCCGGGCGCCCGCACCCCCGGACGGGCGACGTCCGGGCCCCCGGACGGGCGACGTCCGGGCCCAACGAGCGAGGGAGCGGCAGCCATGGCGGAGAACACGCCGGTGGAGATCAGGGACGACCGGGAGCGCGGCAGCCTGGTGGCCTACGAGGACGGCACACCCGCCGGGAGCATCGCGTACTTCGTCATGGAGCCCGCCCCCGGCGCGCTGGTGGCCGTGCACACGGTCGTCCGTCCCGAGCGTGAGGGCAAGGGCATCGCCGGGGCGCTCGTCCGGGAGTTCTACGCCCTGGCCGCCCGCGAGAGCGTGCCCGTCGTGCCGCTCTGCCCCTACGCGGCGAAGTGGGCCCAGCGCCACCCCGATGAGGCGCCCGAGGCGCCGGCGGATCTGGTCCGGGAGGCGGAGCGGCAGCTCAGGAGCCACCGTGAGCTGTTCTGAGTGACGCCGCTCCGCCCATGTGTGGACTCGGCAGGCGCGGGCAGCCGCACCGGGAGACGGTGGAGGGAAGCTCCATCTGTCCGTTTCGTGTCGCTGTGGAGGACCGAATGACCCACCCGTACCCCGACCCCGTACCGCCCGCGCCGACGCCTCCGCCCGTGCCCGGTCCGCCCACCCCGGTACCGAGCCCGCCCCCGGTGCCGCCGGGGCCCGCGCCCGTGCCGCCCGGTCCGGCGCCGGACCCGATCCCGCAGCCGCCCGGCCCGGAACCCGTACCGGAGCCGGAGCCGGAGCCCCAGCCCGCGGGGACGTGAGGGCGGGGCCGGAAGCCCGCCGGTCGGCCTTCAGGTGGTCGCCAGGGCCTCGTTCGCGCGTTCGGTGACGGCGTTCAGCACCCGTGCCGCCGCGGCCAGGTCCTCGGCGGGCAGGTCCCCGTAGAGCCGGGCGGCGAGCTCCGCGGTCCCGGTCGCGATGCCGGCCTGGAGCCCCCGGCCCGCCTCGGTGAGCCCGAGGCGGGCGCCCTCGCCAGGCAGTTCCCTGAGCAGCCCGGCCGCCGTCAGTGCGGCCAGCACCGCCCCGGCCGTCGCGGCATCGACCTTCAGCGTGCCCGTCATCCGCTCCACCAGGGCGGCGGGGTCGGCCTCCCCGTCCCGGTCGGCGACCGCGTTGAGCGCCACCGCCTCGTGGAACGTCGTGCCCTTCGTGGTCAGCAGGCCTTCCAGCAGGGCCCGGGTGGCGTAGTGCGCCCGGCCGATGATCTGTCCGTTGAGGTGGGTCGTCGAGGTCATGACTGCTCCTCCGCGAACGTCGATGGGGCGAGCGATACGTCGAGCAGGCGTCTCAGCTGCCCGGGCGGTGACGGCGTGTCCGTCGGCGGTGAGGCTCAGCTGGACCGCCCCTGATCGGCCGGACCGCCGCCCCGTACGCCGACCAGTGCGTCCGCGTGCGCGAGACCGCTCTCCGTCGCGATCGCGTCCATCGACTGCGCGTCCCGTACCGTCGCGAAGGCCACCGGCCCGTCCGGCCCGCCCCTCCGGAATCCGTACACCGCGGCCCGCGGCAGGCTGTTGTACGCCCACGGGGTGGAGAAGTAGTACGCCCCCGTGTCGTACAGCACGACCACATCGCCCTCGGCCAGCTCCGGGAGCTCCCTCCCGTACGCCACCACGTCCCCCGCGAAGCAGCACGGACCCGCGATGTCCTGCGCCAGCGGCGGACCGTCCTTGGGCGCGCCGTCCGGGCCGAACGCGCCGATCCGCAGCGGCCAGTCGTCGGGCATGAACACGGTACGGGTGGCGGTCTGCGCCCCGGCGTGGGTGAGCGCGATCCGGCGGCCCCCGGCGTCCTTCGTGTACTCCACCCGGGCCCCGATGAACCCGTTCTTCGCGAGCAGCGACCGGCCGAACTCGGTGACCAGCCCATAGCGCCCGGAGAAGAGGCCGGGCGCGGCCTCGGTGAGGGCCGCCACGTAGTCGGCGTAGGTGGGGCGTACCGTGTCGTCGGCGAAGTTGACCGGCAGGCCGCCG
Encoded here:
- the panD gene encoding aspartate 1-decarboxylase — translated: MLRTMFKSKIHRATVTQADLHYVGSVTIDAALMDAADLLPGELVHIVDIDNGARLETYVIEGERGSGVIGINGAAAHLVHPGDLVILISYAQVDDAEARALVPRVVHVDADNRIVELGSDASAPVPGTRTERSPQAVVAGG
- a CDS encoding GNAT family N-acetyltransferase; protein product: MAENTPVEIRDDRERGSLVAYEDGTPAGSIAYFVMEPAPGALVAVHTVVRPEREGKGIAGALVREFYALAARESVPVVPLCPYAAKWAQRHPDEAPEAPADLVREAERQLRSHRELF